The following are from one region of the Halictus rubicundus isolate RS-2024b chromosome 15, iyHalRubi1_principal, whole genome shotgun sequence genome:
- the Atg2 gene encoding autophagy-related 2 isoform X1 codes for MSWLGCLPWSQGIKKRACRYLLQRYLGQFLEEKLTLDQLSVDLYNGTGRVTNVSLDVQALNEMGEQQNLPLEFIDGFIAEMSMSIPWSALLSEATYVEVTSLRLTVQPRQRTESGTSMFESMWSSMTSSMQLAQECLQEDASNAGNSQPLEGIELFAQTIDSILCRVKVRFIDTIIRLEHVPLDSSTGVAIEMYIKNLEYSDEAGLDPSSTSLDPSQATKSYIVSAFTTKRFYVDGVSFYTDEFPSRARTFSRSLITTSRGSTPDSKNSDGQFSSAQISPVQNTQTPPEGNILNNLSGSNPIMFAKLAGRQEIRLKLKQGEGVSGPKVELEVTLGSFTSFLSPRQMHVLLELGHGLASPDIEDISNVAPRTCTEKPMAGSDFNRVERELIHQICPTQGLRTMDLRHTQGWSTASLDESDNEDEFLPMRLPGSSTMSDSIASSNTSMDRSISASSISSKTSASNVPKQRKHRHSVDNGPSAETSHFHVRVSSIAVILLHEDILTTCVDGGGLTCSSIQQMKNSADEFFKQLGLFAAGGYGNKDFDKASKLLLDACHLSHIRLLAAPLVIEGREKTITLSSIISGTLTLASLEIVECLIDSNSSSSKGTSPTEYVELLNFKKENSTNHGFANKTDFKMKFKYVEDAHSARHAQLMKYTHPCTEIDIELEPCKSEVDITIVDRICALLNPQPICVCNPVSKNKNTNQQTLFYQAVENPTSSNFAAVINVSSTQCTIKLRFPIPDLRPLHDMNRAPWWKRSVRTDYMILKLKDAQIHSTVKIHPHSVVKHEVQFRKMLLSYVETDTDMPINIGKVTTDEKNNASCQQVNEGFGWARVVITIYPQRLTSQLEDSSDGETDSSLDETLENTPKQQPSPFSSNRVIHESDTPHSRSHGQGEKDDSEHREGEELIIPGSREEMLEFMDEVIRGSKIQVEINFPCVSVQIPSKHLYELLFNRFNTDLFLWEPSAPRPKYSSHMESYIGLDLASTLLQESAYPRFTTCKSGIQYDSESESDSDGIFHSAADKSYKQHPSKSSRNGQSELALILNIDQGCLCMFTPVRDSMCNVIPGQQGELLIRLEDATIFSVPAYKGNSNLGYMCAMIREVSLDHYGLMTTPSQPPPLRRINSDTPLHYKKAIYKSEPEANVMGTGNNDKDMLMLAIRIQTAHQTHRIKTFRVAVGISNATLRHRVCTTGTSWFKQLTDCLDVTHHPVAGYCPPGILTELHLHLWNCAIDYRPVYLPLRAMVTLGNFSVSSNIAAQTNTSTLRFIADDIALFISNKLEKTVNIKRDYVCVMDVGLLELSLRLNDKMCGGAPRVDLRASNNVLHVRTCSDSGRALIQLLTYFASDGDLAPNTESMESITVPSSGDEESLLGDECINMLTKSQEERVNSLMEEAMEETVKGTRANVDDKTMIAENRVEVFFFPDEPHPPSQTVPEMYKSPEQCAKPECNMEADDPNEDFCILGEEAGTGIMPRHGVPEVRWLCLESLRIIDNHFSVPLGRTDLLKAPRHFPAPILRYTLCEMSLVWHMYGGRDFDSSPPIKKQVTINDNIIRPNTAAQERYVYISIKTPNIPCNFDDIRRSPWCDSVTFNKSNPNEIHFGSVPNSPRGKVFKEVTEWQAMGGPGRQHDVLMELQLDKVRFQHEVYPDDTVEAARQILLVNEIEIRDRLASSQINKFLYQYSSESNPKQSHANMFAMKVVHVRPDPRLCAQECCLKLSLLPLRLNIDQDSLLFLIEFFNELSSDSKQTTENSNTPNNPQSSPVSKQGTPTHYPPVMSVSDSTPNALLSTNTSETEAINPNLLLLLEDELMIKENKTKVKATQEVHEDCQPIYFRSVIFSPEVLVRLDYHGKRVDLTHGPLAGLLMGLAQLNCSELRLKRLTHRHGLLGFDKLITFMLSEWLQDIKKNQLPSLLGGVGPIHSLVQLFQGIRDLFWLPIEQYQKDGRIIRGLQRGANSFTTSTAMAALELTSKLIHAIQSTAETTYDMVSPGPSVRRQIKGQKGRRKRYSQPLDIREGMANAYTLVKEGLGETANQLVRVASEEHEQKGVSGAVGGVLRQIPPTVVKPIILATEATSNVLGGMQSQLVPDARREAAQKWRQDSNEN; via the exons ATGTCTTGGTTGGGATGTTTACCTTGGTCACAGGGGATCAAAAAACGGGCCTGCAGATATCTTCTACAACGATATCTTGGTCAATTTCTCGAGGAGAAGTTGACATTGGATCAGCTCTCTGTAGATCTTTATAATGGAACTGGTCGTGTAACCAATGTCAGCCTTGATGTACAG GCACTCAATGAAATGGGAGAACAACAAAATCTCCCTTTGGAATTCATTGATGGTTTTATAGCAGAGATGTCCATGAGTATACCATGGTCAGCTTTGTTGAGCGAAGCGACTTACGTGGAGGTAACCAGTCTCAGATTAACCGTTCAACCTAGACAAAGAACAGAAAGCGGAACATCAATGTTCGAGTCTATGTGGAGTTCGATGACGTCCAGCATGCAGCTTGCACAAGAATGTTTGCAAGAAGATGCTAGTAATGCTGGGAATTCTCAGCCATTGGAAGGAATAGAACTGTTTGCACAAACAATAGACTCAA ttttatgCAGGGTGAAAGTGAGATTTATAGATACCATAATACGTTTAGAACATGTGCCACTAGATTCTTCCACAGGAGTTGCGATAGAAATGTATATAAAAAACCTGGAATATTCGGATGAAGCAGGCTTGGACCCAAGTAGCACTTCGTTAGATCCCAGTCAGGCAACAAAGAGTTATATTGTGTCAGCATTCACTACAAAACGCTTCTATGTGGATGGAGTGTCTTTTTATACAGATGAATTTCCATCTCGAGCAAGAACTTTCTCTAGAAGTTTAATAACAACGAGTAGGGGTTCCACACCAGATTCTAAA AATTCAGATGGTCAATTTTCTTCAGCACAAATATCTCCAGTTCAAAATACCCAAACTCCTCCAGAGGGAAATATTCTTAATAACTTAAGtggatccaatcctataatgtttGCTAAGTTGGCAGGCAGACAAGAAATAAGATTGAAGTTGAAACAAGGGGAAGGTGTTTCAGGGCCAAAG GTAGAATTAGAAGTAACTCTGGGATCTTTTACTTCGTTCCTAAGCCCTCGACAGATGCATGTTTTATTGGAATTAGGGCATGGATTAGCGTCTCCAGACATAGAAGACATTAGTAACGTTGCACCAAGAACATGCACTGAGAAACCTATGGCTGGCAGCGATTTTAATCGCGTAGAACGAGAACTTATCCATCAAATATGCCCAACGCAAGGACTGCGTACTATG GATTTAAGACATACACAGGGCTGGTCAACAGCATCTTTGGATGAGTCGGATAACGAGGATGAGTTCCTACCAATGCGGTTACCAGGATCTTCTACAATGAGCGATTCTATCGCAAGCAGTAATACTAGTATGGATAGAAGCATATCCGCCAGTAGTATTAGCTCGAAAACCTCGGCTTCAAATGTACCAAAGCAGCGCAAACATAGACATAGTGTTGACAATGGCCCCTCTGCTGAAACTTCTCATTTCCATGTGAGAGTATCTTCCATAGCTGTAATTCTGTTACACGAAGATATATTGACGACGTGTGTCGATGGTGGTGGTCTAACGTGTTCTAGTATACAGCAAATGAAAAATTCCGCAGATGAATTTTTTAAGCAGCTAGGACTGTTTGCAGCTGGTGGATACGGAAATAAAGATTTCGACAAGGCATCTAAATTGCTCTTAGACGCTTGTCACTTGAGTCACATTAG GTTGCTTGCTGCACCTCTAGTGATAGAAGGAAGGGAAAAGACTATTACATTGTCTTCTATAATATCAGGAACGTTGACTTTAGCTAGCTTAGAAATTGTGGAATGTTTAATCGATTCAAACAGTTCCAGTTCTAAAGGAACATCTCCGACGGAATATGTAGAACTGCTTAACTTTAAAAAAGAGAACTCGACGAATCATGGTTTTGCTAATAAAACAGacttcaaaatgaaatttaaatatgtgGAAGATGCTCATAGCGCTAGACATGCCCAATTAATGAAATACACGCATCCTTGTACAGAAATTGA CATTGAATTGGAGCCATGCAAAAGCGAAGTAGATATAactattgtggataggatatgtgctTTACTTAATCCACAACCCATATGCGTTTGTAATCCAGTATCGAAAAACAAGAACACC AATCAACAAACTTTGTTTTATCAAGCCGTGGAAAATCCAACGTCATCAAACTTTGCAGCTGTTATAAATGTATCTTCGACGCAGTGTACAATAAAACTAAG gtTTCCAATACCAGATTTAAGACCACTGCACGATATGAATCGGGCACCGTGGTGGAAAAGATCAGTAAGAACGGATTACatgattttgaaattgaaaGATGCGCAAATACATTCTACCGTGAAGATTCATCCTCACTCTGTGGTAAAACACGAGGTTCAATTCCGGAAGATGCTTCTTTCATACGTGGAAACGGACACGGACATGCCGATAAATATAGGCAAAGTTACTACAGATGAGAAAAACAATGCATCCTGTCAGCAAGTCAACGAAGGCTTCGGCTGGGCTAGAGTGGTTATCACGATTTATCCGCAGCGTTTGACTAGTCAGTTGGAAGATAGTTCCGATGGTGAAACGGATTCAAGCCTGGACGAAACTTTAGAGAATACGCCTAAGCAGCAACCATCACCGTTCAGTTCCAACCGGGTGATACATGAATCCGATACACCTCATTCTAGATCCCACGGACAGGGTGAGAAAGATGATTCGGAACACAG AGAAGGGGAAGAATTAATCATACCAGGCAGCCGAGAAGAAATGCTAGAGTTTATGGATGAAGTCATTCGAGGGTCTAAGATTCAAGTGGAGATCAACTTTCCATGCGTCTCTGTCCAGATACCGTCTAAGCATCTTTATGAATTACTTTTTAATAGATTCAACACCGATCTGTTTTTATGGGAACCTTCAGCGCCGAGACCAAAGTACAGTTCACATATGGAAAGTTATATTGGTCTTGATTTGGCATCTACTCTGTTGCAAGAGTCAGCTTATCCCAG ATTCACTACTTGTAAAAGTGGCATTCAATATGATTCCGAGTCGGAGTCAGACTCGGACGGCATATTTCACTCTGCAGCCGATAAAAGTTATAAACAACACCCGAGCAAGTCGTCAAGAAATGGTCAGAGTGAACTAGCACTAATTTTGAATATAGATCAAGGCTGCCTCTGCATGTTCACTCCTGTTCGCGACTCGATGTGCAATGTTATACCCGGTCAACAGGGGGAATTGTTAATAAGATTGGAAGACGCGACGATATTTTCAGTGCCTGCCTACAAAGGGAACTCGAATTTGGGTTACATGTGTGCCATGATAAGAGAGGTGTCTTTGGATCATTACGGATTAATGACCACTCCTTCGCAACCACCTCCACTGAGACGTATTAATAGCGATACCCCGCTACATTATAAAAAGGCTATATATAAAAGCGAGCCAGAAGCAAACGTAATGGGAACAGGCAACAATGATAAAGATATGCTAATGCTTGCTATTCGAATACAAACAGCTCATCAGACTCATCGTATAAAA ACTTTTAGAGTGGCAGTAGGCATATCGAATGCAACACTCAGGCATAGAGTGTGCACTACTGGTACATCATGGTTTAAGCAGCTGACAGACTGCTTGGACGTAACTCATCACCCAGTTGCTGGATATTGTCCTCCGGGGATATTAACGGAGCTGCATTTACACCTTTGGAATTGTGCAATCGATTATAG ACCGGTATATTTACCACTCAGAGCAATGGTGACTCTCGGCAACTTTAGCGTATCCAGTAACATCGCTGCGCAGACAAATACATCGACGTTACGTTTCATAGCGGACGATATTGCCTTATTTATCTCGAACAAGCTTGAAAAAACCGTGAACATAAAGCGAGATTACGTGTGCGTTATGGATGTAGGCTTACTCGAGTTGTCTTTGAGATTAAACGATAAAATGTGTGGTGGGGCACCCAGAGTAGATCTAAGAGCTAGCAACAATGTTCTCCATGTACGAACGTGTTCGGATTCCGGCCGTGCTCTTATTCAATTGTTGACATACTTCGCCAGCGATGGAGACCTGGCACCGAACACAGAGAGCATGGAAAGTATCACGGTGCCAAGCTCTGGAGATGAGGAAAGTCTTCTAGGGGACGAATGTATCAATATGTTGACCAAGAGTCAAGAAGAGCGTGTAAACAGTTTAATGGAGGAAGCGATGGAAGAGACTGTGAAAG GGACGCGTGCAAACGTGGATGATAAAACAATGATAGCCGAAAATCGAGTAGAGGTGTTCTTTTTTCCTGACGAACCCCATCCGCCGTCACAAACAGTACCTGAAATGTATAAAAGCCCCGAACAATGTGCCAAGCCGGAATGCAATATGGAGGCTGATGACCCTAACGAGGACTTTTGTATATTAGGAGAAGAGGCTGGCACGGGGATCATGCCTAGGCATGGGGTACCGGAAGTTCGTTGGCTGTGTTTAGAATCTTTAAGGATAATAGACAACCACTTTTCGGTTCCGCTCGGTAGAACAGATTTACTCAAAGCGCCTAGACATTTTCCTGCTCCCATTTTAAGGTATACTCTCTGTGAAATGTCACTGGTTTGGCACATGTACGGCGGAAGGGATTTTGATAGCTCGCCACCGATCAAGAAACAAGTTACTATTAACGATAACATAATTCGTCCTAATACAGCAGCCCAAGAACGGTATGTATACATATCAATCAAAACGCCGAATATACCGTGTAATTTCGATGACATACGCAGATCTCCTTGGTGCGACAGTGTTACTTTTAACAAATCCAATCCGAATGAAATACATTTTGGTAGCGTGCCAAATTCACCGCGAGGAAAGGTTTTTAAAGAAGTTACGGAATGGCAAGCAATGGGAGGTCCAGGACGGCAACACGATGTCCTAATGGAACTACAGTTAGACAAAGTGCGCTTTCAACACGAGGTCTATCCAGATGACACCGTAGAAGCAGCAAGACAAATATTGCTAGTAAACGAGATAGAAATTAGGGATAGGCTGGCATCCTCGCAGATCAACAAATTCTTGTACCAATATAGTAGCGAATCAAATCCAAAACAGTCCCATGCGAACATGTTTGCTATGAAAGTAGTCCATGTTAGACCGGACCCACGATTATGTGCTCAAGAATGTTGTTTAAAGCTCAGCCTACTGCCATTGCGTCTAAACATAGACCAAGACAGCCTATTGTTCTTGATAGAGTTCTTCAACGAATTGAGTAGCGATTCGAAGCAGACTACCGAGAATTCTAATACACCTAACAACCCTCAATCTTCTCCGGTGTCTAAGCAAGGAACGCCAACCCACTATCCGCCAGTCATGAGCGTGAGCGACTCTACGCCTAATGCTCTGTTGTCAACGAATACCTCGGAAACCGAAGCTATCAATCCGAATCTGTTATTACTGTTGGAAGACGAGCTAATGATCAAAGAGAATAAAACAAAAGTGAAAGCAACGCAAGAAGTTCACGAAGATTGTCAGCCAATATATTTTAG GAGTGTAATATTTTCCCCCGAAGTCCTTGTTAGATTAGATTATCATGGGAAGCGTGTAGATCTCACTCATGGACCGTTAGCGGGCCTCCTAATGGGACTGGCACAGCTGAACTGTTCTGAATTAAGACTGAAAAGATTGACACATCGACATGGACTTCTGGGATTCGATAAGCTCATCACATTTATGCTTTCCGAGTGGTTAcaagatattaaaaagaatcAACTACCAAGTTTGCTTGGCGGTGTAGGTCCTATACACTCGTTGGTACAATTAT TTCAAGGGATACGAGATCTCTTTTGGTTGCCCATTGAACAGTACCAGAAAGATGGAAGAATCATTAGGGGCCTGCAACGGGGTGCAAACAGCTTCACCACGTCCACGGCAATGGCAGCATTAGAATTAACTTCTAAGTTGATACACGCAATACAAAGCACCGCTGAAACAACTTACGACATGGTCAGTCCTGGGCCCAGTGTTAGGCGACAAATTAAAGGGCAGAAAGGACGTCGAAAGAGATATAGTCAACCATTGGACATTCGAGAAGGAATGGCTAACGCTTATACGCTAGTAAAAGAG GGCTTGGGAGAAACAGCAAATCAGTTAGTCCGTGTGGCTAGCGAAGAACACGAGCAAAAGGGAGTTTCTGGCGCAGTTGGTGGCGTTTTACGACAAATACCACCGACGGTCGTGAAGCCAATTATTTTGGCCACCGAAGCCACTAGTAACGTTTTAGGCGGTATGCAGTCGCAATTGGTGCCTGATGCGAGGCGAGAAGCGGCTCAAAAGTGGCGGCAAGATTCTAATGAGAATTGA